A single genomic interval of Mucilaginibacter boryungensis harbors:
- the modA gene encoding molybdate ABC transporter substrate-binding protein, producing the protein MKFKKLLFTSIFALLFSAPAFPQTIKVAAAANLQSVIKALQSDFKLRTGIVIEPIVGSSGKLVAQIINGAPYDVFMSADVEYPLQLSHEGLTEYPPVVYALGSLIVCTVHEDLMLGNWKKIIEKNKFDKIAIANASIAPYGRAAEQVLKKLNLLDKAKPDLVYGESISQVNTYITTGVVTFGFTAQAMVLDPANPAKMAWRLVDPKLYDPIQQGMVLLKRSENKEAAKKFYTYITTGPAKKILKQYGYIVH; encoded by the coding sequence ATGAAATTTAAAAAGTTACTTTTTACTTCAATTTTTGCGCTATTATTTAGTGCACCGGCTTTTCCGCAAACTATTAAAGTTGCTGCTGCGGCAAACCTTCAGTCGGTTATAAAAGCGCTGCAATCCGATTTTAAATTAAGAACAGGGATTGTAATTGAACCTATAGTAGGTTCATCGGGCAAGTTGGTAGCGCAAATTATCAATGGTGCGCCTTATGATGTTTTCATGTCGGCCGATGTTGAATATCCATTGCAATTATCTCATGAGGGACTAACAGAATATCCACCGGTTGTATATGCGCTGGGGAGCTTGATAGTTTGCACCGTGCATGAAGACCTGATGTTGGGTAACTGGAAAAAAATAATCGAAAAGAATAAATTTGATAAAATTGCCATAGCGAACGCCTCTATAGCCCCTTACGGACGTGCCGCAGAGCAAGTACTGAAAAAGTTGAATTTATTAGACAAAGCCAAACCCGACCTGGTTTACGGCGAAAGTATATCGCAGGTAAATACTTATATCACAACCGGCGTGGTTACATTCGGCTTTACAGCCCAGGCAATGGTGCTCGATCCTGCTAACCCCGCCAAGATGGCCTGGCGATTGGTTGATCCAAAATTATATGATCCGATACAGCAAGGCATGGTATTATTAAAAAGATCTGAAAACAAAGAGGCAGCCAAAAAATTCTACACCTATATAACTACCGGGCCGGCGAAAAAAATCCTAAAACAATACGGTTATATTGTACATTAG
- a CDS encoding FdhF/YdeP family oxidoreductase yields MSTIKEHPNPENPEELSGLKITEPKEWAAGIPAVWAAFKDVLEEENPMRGMRALLHMNQKKGFDCSSCAWPDPDDDRSPIAEYCENGAKALAWEATTKKLTPEFFTSNSVYDLAKLNDFEIGKKGRIAQPVFLAKGATHYQPISWGDAFKRIAEHLNSLESPNEAAFYTSGRTSNEASFVYQLFVREFGTNNMPDCSNMCHESTSVALAEVIGIGKGTVTLNDFYDTDVIVIMGQNPGTNHPRMLTALEKAKQNGSKIIAINPLHEAGLTAFKNPQTTKGLLGISTQLADVYLQVKINGDMALLKALEVLLYQHEQENPGTVFDHEFIQSSTGGYLDFIHNLQKYDAATMAAEAGVPLEQMQQAADLLKHTNKIIICWAMGITQHTNGVDTIKEIVNLALLKGSIGKPGAGLCPVRGHSNVQGNRTMLIWDNPKPESLDKLKEVFDFEPPREKGYDVVEAIKAMHEGKLKVFFSMGGNFLQATPDTTYTAEAMSNLKLTVHVSTKLNRAHLVSGDESIILPTFARSDKDMTNGIAQIVSCENSMGVVQQSVGNLEPVSDQYLSEPEIVCRMAKATLANRSVINWDRYASNYDFIRDDIEKVIPGFKDYNKRIREPGGFYLPNIVRDGKFKTSKYGDKAEFSVTGLPSHHIADDEYYMTTIRSHDQFNTTIYGLDDRYRGIHQERRVIFMNAKDIAKAGFKAGDKVDIYCYYKGKERIARLFVIVPYNIPERNTATYYPETNVLVPIDSVADKSNTPTSKLVYVKIKPHQ; encoded by the coding sequence ATGAGCACGATAAAGGAACATCCAAATCCTGAAAACCCGGAGGAACTATCCGGTTTGAAAATAACAGAGCCCAAAGAATGGGCAGCAGGAATACCTGCAGTATGGGCCGCCTTTAAAGATGTGCTGGAAGAAGAAAACCCTATGCGTGGCATGCGCGCCTTACTGCACATGAATCAAAAGAAAGGGTTCGATTGTTCGAGCTGTGCCTGGCCCGACCCTGATGACGACCGGTCGCCTATTGCGGAATATTGCGAGAATGGAGCTAAAGCGCTGGCCTGGGAAGCAACCACTAAAAAATTAACCCCCGAATTTTTTACCAGTAATTCGGTATACGACCTGGCTAAACTGAATGATTTTGAAATAGGTAAAAAGGGGCGTATAGCTCAGCCTGTTTTTCTAGCTAAAGGCGCTACGCATTATCAACCTATCAGTTGGGGTGATGCTTTTAAAAGGATAGCCGAACATCTGAATAGCCTGGAATCGCCTAACGAGGCCGCGTTTTATACCTCTGGCCGTACCAGTAACGAAGCATCATTTGTATATCAGCTTTTTGTAAGGGAGTTTGGCACTAATAATATGCCCGATTGCTCGAACATGTGCCACGAATCTACCAGTGTGGCGTTGGCAGAAGTAATAGGGATTGGCAAAGGGACAGTTACACTAAATGATTTTTACGATACGGATGTAATAGTTATTATGGGGCAAAACCCAGGTACTAATCATCCGCGGATGTTAACCGCATTAGAAAAGGCTAAGCAAAACGGAAGTAAGATAATTGCCATAAACCCTTTGCATGAAGCGGGACTGACCGCCTTTAAAAACCCGCAAACTACCAAAGGGTTATTAGGAATAAGCACCCAATTGGCCGATGTATACCTACAGGTAAAAATAAATGGGGATATGGCTTTGCTGAAAGCGTTGGAAGTATTGCTTTACCAGCACGAGCAGGAAAACCCAGGAACAGTATTCGATCATGAATTTATTCAAAGCAGTACCGGTGGCTATCTTGATTTTATTCACAACCTGCAAAAATATGATGCTGCAACAATGGCTGCCGAGGCTGGTGTGCCATTAGAACAAATGCAACAGGCCGCCGACTTATTGAAGCATACCAACAAGATCATCATTTGCTGGGCCATGGGCATTACACAGCATACCAATGGAGTGGATACCATTAAAGAAATTGTAAACCTGGCATTGCTGAAAGGCAGCATTGGTAAACCTGGCGCAGGGCTTTGCCCTGTACGCGGGCACAGTAATGTGCAGGGTAACCGTACCATGCTGATATGGGACAACCCGAAGCCCGAATCGCTGGATAAACTGAAAGAAGTATTTGATTTTGAACCGCCGCGCGAAAAAGGTTATGATGTGGTGGAAGCGATAAAAGCCATGCACGAGGGGAAATTGAAAGTGTTTTTTAGTATGGGTGGCAATTTTTTGCAAGCCACGCCAGATACTACTTATACTGCCGAAGCAATGTCAAATTTAAAGTTGACGGTGCATGTTTCTACCAAACTAAACCGTGCGCATTTGGTAAGCGGCGATGAATCAATCATACTGCCAACTTTTGCCCGCAGTGATAAAGATATGACAAACGGTATTGCACAAATTGTTAGTTGTGAAAACTCAATGGGGGTGGTGCAGCAGTCGGTTGGTAATTTAGAACCTGTTTCTGATCAGTATTTAAGTGAACCCGAGATCGTCTGCCGGATGGCTAAAGCTACCCTGGCCAACAGATCTGTAATAAATTGGGATAGGTATGCTTCGAATTACGACTTTATCCGCGATGATATTGAAAAAGTTATCCCTGGATTTAAAGACTATAACAAACGTATCCGTGAACCAGGCGGGTTTTACCTTCCAAACATTGTGCGCGATGGTAAATTCAAAACAAGCAAATATGGCGATAAGGCCGAATTTAGCGTAACCGGTTTACCCTCGCATCATATTGCTGATGATGAATATTATATGACCACTATTCGCAGTCACGACCAGTTTAATACTACAATTTACGGTTTAGATGACAGGTACAGGGGTATACACCAGGAACGACGGGTAATATTTATGAACGCTAAGGATATTGCCAAAGCTGGCTTTAAAGCAGGGGATAAGGTTGATATTTATTGTTACTACAAAGGGAAAGAACGCATAGCCCGGCTGTTTGTAATTGTACCTTATAATATTCCAGAACGCAACACGGCAACCTATTATCCCGAGACTAATGTGTTGGTCCCCATTGATAGTGTTGCCGATAAAAGTAATACGCCAACCAGTAAGCTGGTGTATGTTAAAATAAAGCCACACCAATAA
- a CDS encoding DUF7009 family protein — MKIRIKGDSVRYRLTKPEVERFANEGVIKEVTHFNNRVFTYVLQRTDDNVITAAYNLDTITLYMPDAMANEWTKTERVGFENASGKLNLYIEKDFKCLDNVAEDQSDNYPNPLAVQRHEHDKGTSKS; from the coding sequence ATGAAAATACGCATTAAAGGAGACAGTGTACGTTATAGATTAACCAAACCAGAAGTAGAGCGTTTTGCAAATGAAGGTGTTATAAAAGAAGTAACCCATTTTAATAACCGGGTATTTACCTATGTATTGCAGCGCACCGATGATAATGTTATTACTGCTGCGTATAATTTGGATACAATTACCCTTTATATGCCGGACGCTATGGCAAATGAATGGACAAAAACTGAACGCGTAGGTTTTGAAAATGCATCGGGTAAATTAAACCTGTATATTGAAAAGGATTTCAAATGCCTGGATAATGTAGCAGAAGACCAGAGTGATAATTACCCCAACCCCTTAGCGGTACAACGCCATGAGCACGATAAAGGAACATCCAAATCCTGA
- the fdhD gene encoding formate dehydrogenase accessory sulfurtransferase FdhD gives MIDEIPVIKVRALEYADTTDELAAEEPLEIRLEYGPDFHREVKNISVTMRTPGNDAELAVGFLFTEGIIRSVDEVMFARHNFDCTENRQNVIQVSLKSNFIPNLNSADRNFYTTSSCGVCGKSSIGSIRTANQFNQLTDDNSISATLMYTLPGLLCEQQEIFEQTGGLHASALFSSYGELLLVREDVGRHNALDKLIGAALNEEMLPLNDKVLILSGRASFELVQKAAMAGINIIAAVGAPSTLAVQLANEFNITLCGFLRGQRFNIYTSPRRIILT, from the coding sequence ATGATAGATGAAATACCAGTTATTAAGGTACGTGCACTGGAATATGCCGATACTACAGACGAACTTGCAGCTGAAGAACCGTTAGAGATCCGTTTGGAATATGGCCCCGATTTTCATCGGGAAGTAAAGAATATTTCGGTAACGATGCGTACGCCTGGTAATGATGCCGAATTAGCCGTAGGCTTCCTGTTTACTGAGGGTATTATACGGTCTGTTGACGAGGTGATGTTTGCGCGGCATAACTTTGATTGTACCGAAAACCGGCAGAACGTAATACAGGTATCGCTGAAAAGTAACTTTATCCCTAACTTGAATTCGGCCGATCGTAATTTTTATACTACTTCAAGTTGCGGGGTGTGTGGCAAATCATCTATAGGTTCTATCCGTACTGCAAACCAGTTTAACCAGCTTACCGACGACAATTCCATCAGTGCCACTTTAATGTATACACTGCCCGGATTATTATGCGAACAGCAGGAAATATTTGAACAAACCGGTGGTTTACATGCTTCGGCTTTGTTCTCATCATACGGTGAATTATTATTAGTGCGCGAGGATGTGGGGCGGCATAACGCATTGGATAAACTGATAGGCGCCGCATTGAATGAAGAAATGTTGCCCCTTAATGATAAGGTGCTGATTTTAAGCGGGCGTGCCAGTTTCGAATTAGTACAGAAAGCAGCGATGGCGGGGATCAATATAATTGCCGCGGTAGGTGCCCCATCAACACTAGCAGTGCAACTGGCCAACGAGTTTAATATAACGCTATGCGGATTTTTACGTGGGCAGCGTTTTAATATATATACATCGCCCCGGCGCATTATATTAACGTAA
- a CDS encoding FKBP-type peptidyl-prolyl cis-trans isomerase, which yields MKIEPQHVVSLTYDLYVNNEQGTEDLVESATLEQPLTFLFGAGQMLPKFEENLDALSTGDAYDFRLSAEDAYGEYNDEAVANLPKEMFQGQDLPEIGSVLPLQDNQGNHFQGQVVSIAEDSVIVDLNHPMAGQALHFKGNIVNVRPATPEELSHGHAHGPDGHHHH from the coding sequence ATGAAGATTGAACCACAACACGTAGTGTCATTAACCTACGATCTGTACGTTAATAATGAGCAGGGTACCGAAGACCTGGTAGAAAGCGCCACGCTTGAACAACCGCTTACCTTTTTATTTGGCGCAGGCCAGATGTTGCCAAAATTTGAAGAAAACCTGGATGCTTTATCGACCGGCGATGCGTATGATTTTCGTCTTTCTGCCGAAGATGCTTATGGCGAGTACAATGACGAAGCTGTAGCTAACCTGCCAAAAGAGATGTTTCAGGGACAGGACCTGCCCGAGATTGGCAGTGTACTACCTTTACAGGATAATCAGGGTAACCATTTCCAGGGCCAGGTAGTGTCTATAGCCGAAGATAGCGTGATAGTTGATTTGAACCACCCAATGGCTGGCCAGGCGCTGCATTTTAAAGGGAATATTGTAAATGTACGCCCTGCAACCCCCGAAGAATTATCACATGGCCATGCCCATGGGCCGGATGGTCATCATCACCATTAA
- a CDS encoding thioredoxin domain-containing protein, translating into MNRLANSSSPYLLQHANNPVNWYPWGAEALQKAKNENKLILVSIGYSACHWCHVMEHESFEDEAVAAVMNEYFVCIKVDREERPDVDQIYMSALQLMTGRGGWPLNCICLPDQRPIYGGTYFRKNDWTSLLFNLADFYRQKPNEAVEYADKLTAGIKQYESVTFVKDQADYNKLDLEKIVSNWTRYFDNQEGGMGESPKFPMPNNWQFLMRYAYLMKDENIANIVKLTLKKMAYGGIYDHVGGGFARYSVDRVWHIPHFEKMLYDNAQLVSLYAEAYTWQPNTLYKNVVDETITFVNRELMSPKYGFYSALDADSEGVEGKFYSFSKAEIDELLGDDAQLFCIYYNITTEGNWQEEETNVLFRWEEDELLAEQIGIPVDELLAVIQRSKEKLLNYRAKRIRPGLDNKILASWNGLMLKGLCDAYRAFDKAEYLELALKNAEFILENLIAMSGKLIRIFKPSLTGEDLGEAPIAFLDDYANIIDAFIALYEVTFDINWLNRAKQLANITIKHYYDLANGIFFYTGDGDEELIARKSEIMDGVIPASNSVMARNLKKLGLLFDDHSYSEISAQLLRNIFPLIAKYGSSYSNWATLLQEEILGLYEIAFTGPNASALRKEIEQKYIPNKIMLGGTQENLPLLQNRINGQNRIFICKDKTCGLPVENVEDALKQIAQ; encoded by the coding sequence ATGAACCGTCTGGCCAATTCATCATCACCATATTTATTGCAGCATGCCAATAACCCGGTAAACTGGTATCCCTGGGGCGCCGAAGCTTTGCAGAAAGCTAAGAACGAAAACAAGCTGATACTGGTAAGTATAGGCTATTCAGCATGTCATTGGTGCCACGTAATGGAACATGAAAGTTTTGAAGATGAAGCGGTGGCCGCGGTAATGAATGAATATTTTGTTTGCATAAAAGTAGATAGGGAAGAGCGCCCGGATGTTGACCAGATATATATGAGCGCCCTGCAGTTAATGACGGGTCGCGGTGGCTGGCCGCTAAATTGTATTTGCCTGCCCGACCAGCGGCCCATTTATGGCGGCACTTACTTTCGCAAAAACGATTGGACAAGCCTGCTATTTAACCTGGCCGATTTTTATAGGCAAAAACCTAATGAAGCTGTTGAATATGCAGACAAGCTAACCGCCGGTATTAAGCAATATGAATCGGTTACGTTTGTTAAAGATCAGGCAGATTACAATAAACTGGACCTGGAAAAGATAGTTAGCAACTGGACACGCTATTTTGATAATCAGGAAGGCGGCATGGGCGAATCTCCAAAATTCCCGATGCCTAATAACTGGCAGTTTTTGATGCGGTATGCTTACTTGATGAAGGACGAAAATATAGCCAACATTGTAAAGCTTACGCTGAAGAAAATGGCCTACGGCGGTATCTACGACCATGTAGGCGGTGGTTTTGCCCGCTACTCAGTAGACCGGGTTTGGCATATCCCACATTTTGAGAAAATGCTGTATGATAACGCCCAACTGGTTAGCCTTTACGCCGAAGCCTACACCTGGCAGCCAAATACATTATATAAAAACGTGGTTGATGAAACTATCACCTTCGTTAATCGCGAACTTATGTCACCGAAATACGGTTTTTATTCAGCGCTGGATGCGGATAGCGAAGGGGTAGAGGGTAAATTTTACAGTTTTAGCAAAGCCGAGATAGATGAGTTATTGGGTGATGATGCACAGCTGTTCTGTATTTATTATAACATCACCACTGAAGGTAACTGGCAGGAGGAAGAAACCAATGTACTATTCCGTTGGGAGGAGGATGAATTATTAGCTGAACAGATAGGGATCCCGGTAGATGAGTTATTAGCTGTTATACAACGATCTAAAGAGAAGTTGCTGAATTACCGGGCAAAACGTATCCGCCCGGGTTTGGATAATAAGATACTGGCATCATGGAACGGGCTGATGCTAAAAGGACTTTGCGATGCGTATCGTGCCTTTGATAAAGCCGAATACCTGGAGTTGGCTTTAAAGAATGCGGAGTTTATATTAGAAAATTTGATTGCCATGAGTGGGAAACTCATCAGGATTTTTAAACCCTCTCTAACTGGAGAAGATTTGGGTGAGGCCCCTATCGCTTTCCTGGATGACTACGCCAATATTATAGATGCATTCATTGCACTTTACGAGGTTACTTTTGATATCAACTGGCTTAATCGTGCTAAACAATTAGCCAATATCACTATCAAACATTATTATGATCTCGCCAACGGCATATTCTTTTACACCGGCGATGGCGACGAAGAACTGATAGCCCGTAAGTCGGAAATTATGGATGGGGTGATACCGGCATCAAATTCGGTAATGGCACGTAACCTGAAAAAGTTGGGCTTATTATTCGATGATCATAGCTATTCGGAGATATCAGCCCAATTGCTGCGTAATATCTTCCCACTGATAGCTAAGTATGGCTCATCATATTCAAACTGGGCTACTTTGTTGCAGGAGGAGATATTGGGACTATACGAAATTGCTTTTACCGGGCCAAATGCATCAGCATTGCGTAAAGAAATAGAACAAAAATATATTCCTAATAAAATAATGTTGGGAGGTACACAGGAAAATTTACCTTTGCTGCAAAACAGAATAAACGGGCAAAACCGCATCTTTATTTGTAAGGATAAAACCTGCGGGCTACCTGTTGAAAATGTGGAAGATGCCTTAAAACAAATAGCGCAATAA